A window of Agrobacterium tumefaciens contains these coding sequences:
- a CDS encoding winged helix-turn-helix transcriptional regulator, translated as MMVTSNFVCGLDASLAVIGGKWKPLILFHLAHEARRYGDLRRAVGNVSDKMLIQQLKELEADGIVDRHNFKEIPPKVEYSLTPFGETLAEALKPLCAWGTQHMTEVEALMWRRT; from the coding sequence ATGATGGTTACGTCCAATTTCGTCTGCGGGCTCGACGCCTCACTCGCTGTCATCGGCGGAAAATGGAAGCCGTTGATCCTGTTTCACCTCGCTCACGAAGCTCGACGTTACGGCGACCTCAGGCGCGCTGTCGGTAACGTCAGCGACAAGATGCTCATCCAGCAGCTTAAAGAACTAGAGGCCGACGGGATTGTTGATCGGCACAACTTCAAGGAAATCCCCCCGAAAGTGGAATACTCACTTACACCGTTCGGCGAGACGCTCGCCGAGGCGCTGAAGCCACTTTGTGCCTGGGGAACGCAGCACATGACGGAGGTTGAGGCACTGATGTGGCGTCGAACCTGA
- a CDS encoding 2'-5' RNA ligase family protein encodes MILTARIAEHDLVPFDLLRQKHFPPERNFLRAHLTMFHRLPGEHVETIVESLQSVAKKTRAISARISGIRHLGAGVAFAIDSPDLNAIRNALRADFVHWLGLQDMRTWRPHITVQNKAPVAQANRLHRELTDSFCPHDIKIVGLDLWRYLGGPWASQATVPLVE; translated from the coding sequence ATGATACTCACAGCCCGGATTGCGGAGCATGACCTTGTTCCATTCGATCTGCTTCGCCAGAAACATTTTCCGCCAGAGAGGAATTTTTTACGGGCGCATCTGACGATGTTTCATCGGCTGCCGGGCGAACATGTCGAGACGATCGTAGAAAGCCTTCAGTCCGTTGCGAAGAAGACGCGCGCGATTTCCGCCCGCATTAGCGGCATCCGTCATCTAGGGGCCGGTGTTGCTTTCGCGATTGACAGTCCTGACCTGAACGCGATTCGCAATGCCCTGCGCGCTGATTTTGTTCATTGGTTGGGGTTGCAGGACATGCGGACCTGGCGGCCGCATATTACGGTTCAAAACAAAGCCCCCGTTGCCCAAGCAAACAGGCTTCATCGTGAACTTACCGACAGTTTTTGTCCGCACGACATCAAGATCGTGGGGCTCGATCTTTGGCGGTATCTTGGCGGCCCTTGGGCAAGCCAAGCTACCGTGCCGCTCGTCGAGTAG
- a CDS encoding alpha/beta fold hydrolase, producing the protein MSRTLAVLLLASASIFASAPATIAFVETPAATHQAPATIHNRSMKIDGVNVFYREAGPADGPVVVLLHGFPTSSHMFRNLIPLLADRYRVIAPDYPGFGQSDAPDHTKFEYSFGHYADIVDTLLTKLGATKYSMYVMDYGAPVGYRLALKYPDRVTGLIVQNGNAYDEGIRDFWNPIRAYWTSGAKKDREALDVLVAPATTKFQYTDGVRDLTRISPDNWVHDQALLDRPGNKDIQLDLFYDYRTNLTLYPQIQAFFRDRKPPTLVVWGKNDQIFPEEGAHPYLRDLPEAEFHLIDTGHFALEDKLDEMAPLIRSFLDRNIAK; encoded by the coding sequence ATGTCTCGTACTCTCGCCGTACTGCTTCTCGCATCCGCCAGCATCTTTGCTTCCGCTCCAGCCACGATAGCCTTCGTCGAAACACCCGCCGCCACGCACCAGGCGCCTGCAACGATCCATAATCGCTCCATGAAGATCGATGGCGTCAACGTTTTCTATCGCGAAGCCGGCCCCGCAGACGGCCCCGTCGTCGTTCTGCTTCACGGCTTTCCGACATCGTCCCACATGTTTCGCAACCTGATCCCGTTGCTCGCAGATCGCTACCGCGTAATCGCCCCTGACTATCCGGGCTTCGGCCAGAGCGATGCGCCTGATCACACAAAATTCGAATATTCCTTCGGCCACTATGCCGATATCGTCGATACGCTGCTGACCAAGCTCGGTGCTACCAAATATTCGATGTATGTGATGGATTACGGTGCACCTGTCGGCTACCGGCTGGCGCTCAAGTATCCCGACCGCGTCACCGGCCTGATCGTCCAGAACGGCAATGCCTATGATGAAGGCATTCGTGATTTCTGGAACCCGATCCGCGCCTACTGGACGTCGGGCGCGAAGAAGGATCGCGAAGCGCTCGACGTGCTTGTCGCGCCTGCAACGACCAAGTTCCAGTATACCGATGGCGTCAGGGACCTGACCCGCATCAGCCCCGACAACTGGGTCCACGACCAGGCTTTGCTCGATCGGCCTGGCAACAAGGATATACAGCTCGACCTGTTCTACGACTACCGCACCAACCTGACTCTTTATCCGCAGATTCAGGCCTTCTTCCGCGACCGCAAGCCGCCGACGCTGGTCGTCTGGGGCAAGAACGACCAGATCTTCCCGGAAGAAGGCGCGCATCCCTATCTGCGCGATCTTCCCGAGGCTGAGTTCCATCTGATCGACACGGGACATTTTGCGCTTGAAGACAAACTGGATGAGATGGCGCCATTGATCCGGAGCTTCCTCGACCGCAATATCGCCAAGTGA
- a CDS encoding LysR family transcriptional regulator, whose protein sequence is MDRWQAMRIFVKVAETESFADTARQMFMSAPAVTRAVASLEDLIGARLLVRTTRSVKMTEAGVRYFEDCRRILADIAEAEAAAGGSYATPAGTLFITASALFGQMFVLPIVTEYLDTYSTMKAKTLFIDRPVNIVEEGIDVAVRIGHLPDSNLSAVKVGSVRRVMCGSPKYFERYGVPKSPDDLKDHRIAASTAAWASPEWKFGNDLRVSVDAALQCNTNEAAIQSAREGWGLTRVLNYQIGPALVAGELQIVLSEFEEPALPIHILHPEGRHAPAKVRAFVDMAANRLRENRLLN, encoded by the coding sequence ATGGATCGGTGGCAGGCAATGAGGATCTTTGTAAAGGTCGCCGAAACCGAAAGTTTCGCGGATACCGCACGCCAGATGTTCATGAGCGCACCGGCTGTCACACGTGCCGTTGCCTCGCTCGAAGACCTGATTGGCGCGCGCCTCCTGGTGCGAACCACCCGCTCGGTGAAGATGACCGAAGCTGGCGTTCGTTATTTTGAAGACTGCCGCCGGATCCTTGCCGATATCGCCGAAGCAGAGGCGGCTGCTGGCGGTTCCTACGCGACGCCGGCAGGAACTCTATTTATAACCGCGTCAGCGCTCTTCGGACAAATGTTCGTCCTTCCGATCGTGACGGAGTACCTCGACACCTATTCGACGATGAAAGCAAAGACGCTGTTCATCGATCGACCGGTCAACATCGTGGAGGAAGGGATCGATGTCGCTGTGCGTATCGGCCATCTCCCGGATTCAAATCTCTCTGCCGTCAAGGTAGGCAGTGTGCGTCGCGTCATGTGCGGTTCGCCGAAATATTTCGAGCGCTACGGCGTTCCGAAATCGCCAGACGATCTCAAAGACCACCGCATCGCTGCATCAACCGCCGCCTGGGCCTCACCGGAATGGAAGTTTGGCAACGATCTGCGCGTATCCGTGGATGCGGCTCTGCAATGCAATACCAACGAAGCAGCGATACAGTCCGCGCGTGAGGGATGGGGTCTGACCAGGGTTCTCAACTATCAGATCGGTCCAGCCCTCGTCGCTGGAGAACTGCAGATCGTTCTCAGCGAGTTCGAGGAACCCGCTTTGCCAATTCATATACTCCATCCTGAAGGACGGCATGCTCCAGCAAAGGTCCGCGCCTTCGTCGATATGGCTGCAAACAGACTACGCGAGAACCGGCTTTTGAATTGA
- a CDS encoding DUF1348 family protein, with product MSRPPLPPFTRESAIEKVRLAEDGWNSRDAAKVALAYTLDTRWRNRAEFAKNRAEAEAFLTRKWNKELDYRLIKELWAFTGNRIAVRYAYEYRDDSGQWFRAYGNENWEFAEDGLMRERHASINEHPIAEADRKFRWPLGRRPDDHPGLSDFGF from the coding sequence ATGTCCCGTCCCCCGCTTCCCCCATTCACCAGAGAGAGCGCCATCGAAAAGGTCCGCCTTGCCGAAGATGGCTGGAATAGTCGCGATGCTGCAAAGGTAGCACTTGCCTACACGCTCGATACGCGCTGGCGCAACCGCGCCGAGTTCGCAAAGAACCGCGCCGAGGCGGAGGCCTTCCTGACCCGCAAGTGGAACAAGGAGCTCGACTATCGCCTCATCAAGGAACTCTGGGCTTTCACCGGCAATCGTATCGCCGTCCGGTATGCCTATGAATATCGCGATGACAGCGGCCAGTGGTTCCGCGCCTATGGCAACGAGAACTGGGAATTTGCCGAGGATGGCCTGATGCGGGAACGTCATGCCAGCATCAACGAACACCCGATTGCCGAAGCAGACCGAAAGTTTCGTTGGCCGCTGGGCCGTCGGCCCGACGACCATCCGGGCCTCAGCGACTTCGGCTTCTAA
- a CDS encoding carboxymuconolactone decarboxylase family protein: protein MSRIPTPVTIVDAPEASRPILETIQKQIGSVPNIFRLVSNSPAALTGLTSLQGALGKGKLQPATRERIALAMAEANGCDYCLSAHTFTGTKLAKLDASEIAANRRGTSNDPKAAAAVEFTRALTVARGSVAPAEIAKVRDAGNSDAEIVEIIAHVALNTFTNYVNEALDTEIDFPRIDRAAA from the coding sequence ATGTCACGCATTCCTACCCCGGTCACCATCGTAGACGCTCCGGAAGCCTCTCGCCCGATCCTCGAGACCATCCAGAAGCAGATCGGATCCGTTCCGAACATTTTTCGGCTGGTTTCCAACAGTCCTGCCGCATTGACGGGCTTGACCTCGCTTCAGGGCGCACTCGGTAAGGGCAAGCTCCAGCCTGCCACGCGCGAACGCATCGCGCTTGCGATGGCTGAAGCCAACGGCTGTGACTACTGCCTGTCCGCCCACACCTTCACCGGCACGAAACTCGCCAAGCTCGACGCAAGCGAGATTGCCGCCAACCGCCGCGGCACCTCGAACGATCCCAAGGCAGCCGCCGCAGTGGAATTTACCCGGGCACTGACGGTGGCTCGTGGTTCCGTCGCGCCAGCGGAAATCGCCAAGGTTCGCGATGCCGGCAACAGCGACGCGGAAATCGTCGAGATCATCGCCCATGTCGCACTCAACACCTTCACGAACTATGTGAATGAGGCCCTCGACACAGAGATCGACTTTCCCCGCATCGATCGCGCAGCTGCGTAA